Proteins from a genomic interval of Taeniopygia guttata chromosome 33, bTaeGut7.mat, whole genome shotgun sequence:
- the LOC140681241 gene encoding olfactory receptor 14C36-like: MFFFLLNLALSDLGSICTTVPTALHNSLWDTSTISYSGCAAQVFLLIFFLGSEYFLLTIMCYDRYVSICKPLHYGTLLGSRACAHMAAAAWASAFLNALLQTANTFSLPLCHGNALGQFFCEVPQILKLSCSKSYLRKFGLFLISVCLGFGCFVFMVFSYVQIFRAVLRIPSEQGRHKAFSTCLPHLAVVSLFVSTVIFAHLKPPSMSSPSLDLALSVLYSVVPPALNPLIYSLRNQELKAAVRRLMTGCFQGH; this comes from the coding sequence atgttcttcttcctgctcaacctggccctcagcgacctgggctccatctgcaccactgtccccacagccctgcacaattccctctgggacaccagcaccatctcctactcaggatgtgctgctcaggtttttctgcttatcttctttcttggatcagagtatttcctcctgaccatcatgtgctacgaccgctacgtgtccatctgcaaacccctgcactacgggaccctcctgggcagcagagcttgtgcccacatggcagcagctgcctgggccagtgcctttctcaatgctctgctgcaaacagccaatacattttccctgcccctgtgccatggcaatgccctgggccagttcttctgtgaagtcccacagatcctcaagctctcctgctccaaatcctacctcaggAAATTTGGGCTTTTTCTTATTAGTGTGTGTTTAGGATTTGGctgttttgtgttcatggttttctcctatgtgcagattttcagggctgtgctgaggatcccctctgagcagggacggcacaaagccttttccacctgcctccctcacctggctgtggtctccCTGTTTGTCAGCACTGTAATATTTGCTCACCTGAAGCCtccctccatgtcctccccatccctggatctggccctgtcagttctgtactcggtggtgcctccagccctgaaccccctcatctacagcctgaggaaccaggagctcaaggctgcagtgaggagactgatgactggatgctttcagggaCATTAA